In bacterium, a single window of DNA contains:
- a CDS encoding beta-glucosidase codes for MEDGTTFPNHFLWGAATSAYQIEGSPLADGAGPSIWHLFAHTPGRITDGGTGDVACDHYRRWPEDVRLMRELGLTAYRFGIAWARVLPEGKGRVNQRGLDFYRRLVDALRENDIEPFATLYHWDLPAALDERGGWLDRDIAGWFADYASVVFRALDGSVRFWATLNEPWAVADGGYLRGVLAPGHASVDEAPVVAHNLLRAHAMAVEAYRAEGRHRIGLVVNLEPQYPASDREEDIAAANRMDAYINRQYLDPVFLGRYPDEMADIFGDAWPDVPPGDLEYIRQPIDFIGINYSTRRITRDDPSAPPPRIAGVRQPGAVYTEMDWEVYPQGLVEILRQVRERYGDVPIYITANGAAFADPPVAPESGVYDPQRIAYLRDHLLAVHQAIREGVDVRGYFVWSLLDDFEWAHGCSKRFGIVHVDFETQKRTPKASARFYSEVIRSNGEALFEE; via the coding sequence ATGGAGGACGGAACCACGTTCCCGAACCACTTCCTCTGGGGCGCGGCCACGTCCGCGTACCAGATCGAGGGCTCGCCGCTCGCGGACGGCGCGGGCCCGAGCATCTGGCACCTCTTCGCTCACACCCCCGGCCGCATCACGGACGGCGGCACGGGCGACGTCGCGTGCGACCACTACCGGCGCTGGCCCGAGGACGTGCGGCTGATGCGGGAGCTGGGGCTCACCGCCTACCGCTTCGGCATCGCATGGGCGCGGGTGCTGCCGGAAGGGAAGGGCCGGGTCAATCAGCGGGGGCTCGACTTCTACCGCCGGCTGGTGGACGCGCTGCGGGAGAACGACATCGAGCCGTTCGCCACGCTCTACCACTGGGACCTGCCCGCCGCGCTGGATGAGCGCGGCGGGTGGCTGGACCGGGACATCGCCGGCTGGTTCGCCGACTACGCCAGCGTCGTGTTCCGCGCGCTGGACGGCAGCGTACGGTTCTGGGCGACGCTGAACGAGCCGTGGGCCGTCGCGGACGGCGGCTACCTGCGCGGCGTGCTCGCGCCCGGGCACGCGAGCGTCGATGAGGCGCCCGTCGTCGCGCACAACCTGCTGCGCGCCCATGCGATGGCGGTGGAGGCGTACCGCGCCGAGGGGCGCCACCGGATCGGGTTGGTCGTGAACCTCGAGCCGCAGTATCCCGCATCGGACCGGGAGGAGGACATCGCGGCGGCGAACCGGATGGACGCCTACATCAACCGGCAGTACCTCGACCCGGTGTTCCTGGGCCGTTACCCGGACGAGATGGCGGACATCTTCGGCGACGCCTGGCCCGACGTTCCGCCGGGCGACCTCGAGTACATCCGGCAACCCATCGATTTCATCGGCATCAACTACTCCACGCGCCGCATCACCCGGGACGATCCGTCCGCGCCGCCGCCGCGCATCGCCGGCGTGCGCCAGCCGGGCGCGGTGTACACCGAGATGGACTGGGAGGTCTACCCGCAGGGGCTGGTGGAGATCCTGCGGCAGGTGCGCGAGCGCTACGGCGATGTGCCGATCTACATCACCGCGAACGGCGCAGCGTTCGCCGACCCGCCCGTGGCGCCGGAGTCCGGCGTGTACGACCCGCAGCGCATCGCCTACCTTCGCGATCACCTGCTCGCCGTGCACCAGGCGATCCGTGAGGGCGTGGACGTGCGCGGCTACTTCGTCTGGTCGCTGCTGGACGACTTCGAGTGGGCGCACGGCTGCTCGAAGCGCTTCGGCATCGTGCACGTGGACTTCGAGACGCAGAAGCGCACGCCCAAGGCGAGCGCGCGCTTCTACTCGGAGGTCATCCGCAGCAACGGCGAGGCGCTGTTCGAGGAATGA
- the mgtE gene encoding magnesium transporter yields the protein MLRRALADVPAPEIADRLTELDKPDRVLLFRALARPQAAAAFAHLEPQWRRTLLEDLTDDETRELLAGLPPDDRTQLLEELPGQVTQRLLNLLSPEDLKEARWLLGYPAESVGRLMTPDYVAVRPEWTIEQALAHIRAKGKDSETINVVYVVDQEWRLLDDIELRRLILAAPGTRVEEIMDHAFVTVPAHADREEAVLLMLRYDLIALPVVDSDGVLLGIVTVDDILDVAEEEATEDFHRVGSVAPLRTSLKEATVGYLYRRRILWLLALVVVNIFSGAGIAAFSDTIAASVALVFFLPLLIGSGGNAGAQSATLMVRALATGDVGMRDWLRMLGKELAVSGALGITMAVAASLIGIVRAPEVTLVVASTMFVIVIVGSLMGMSMPFLLTRLGFDPATASAPLITSLADIVGVIIYFSIAAWYLGG from the coding sequence ATGCTCCGGCGGGCGCTGGCCGACGTGCCGGCCCCGGAGATCGCGGACCGCCTGACCGAGCTGGACAAGCCGGACCGCGTGCTGCTGTTCCGCGCGCTGGCACGGCCGCAGGCCGCTGCGGCGTTCGCACACCTGGAGCCGCAGTGGCGGCGGACGCTGCTCGAGGACTTGACGGACGACGAGACCCGCGAACTGCTGGCGGGCCTCCCGCCGGACGACCGCACCCAGCTCCTGGAAGAGCTGCCCGGCCAGGTGACGCAGCGGTTGCTCAACCTCCTCTCACCCGAGGACCTCAAGGAGGCGCGCTGGCTCCTGGGGTACCCGGCGGAGAGCGTGGGCAGGCTCATGACGCCGGACTACGTGGCGGTCCGGCCGGAGTGGACGATCGAGCAGGCGCTGGCCCACATCCGGGCGAAAGGCAAGGACAGCGAGACGATCAACGTGGTCTACGTGGTGGACCAGGAGTGGCGGCTGCTGGACGACATCGAGCTCCGGCGCCTGATCCTCGCCGCCCCCGGGACGCGCGTGGAGGAGATCATGGACCACGCGTTCGTCACGGTGCCGGCGCACGCCGATCGCGAGGAAGCCGTCCTGCTCATGTTGCGCTACGACCTGATCGCCTTGCCGGTCGTGGACTCCGACGGCGTACTCCTGGGGATCGTCACGGTGGACGACATTCTCGACGTGGCGGAGGAGGAGGCGACGGAGGACTTCCATCGGGTCGGCTCCGTCGCGCCCCTGAGGACGAGCCTCAAGGAGGCGACGGTCGGCTATCTCTACCGCCGGCGCATCCTGTGGCTGCTCGCACTGGTCGTGGTGAACATCTTCTCGGGTGCGGGCATCGCCGCGTTCAGCGACACGATCGCGGCATCCGTCGCCCTCGTCTTCTTCCTGCCCCTGCTGATCGGCAGCGGAGGCAACGCGGGGGCCCAGTCGGCGACGCTGATGGTCCGGGCGCTGGCCACGGGCGATGTGGGGATGCGGGACTGGCTGCGGATGCTGGGCAAGGAGCTGGCGGTCAGCGGCGCGCTGGGGATCACGATGGCCGTGGCGGCGTCGCTGATCGGGATCGTCCGGGCCCCTGAGGTCACGTTGGTCGTCGCGAGCACGATGTTCGTCATCGTGATCGTCGGCAGCCTGATGGGCATGTCGATGCCGTTCCTGCTGACCCGTCTCGGCTTCGACCCGGCGACGGCGAGTGCGCCGCTGATCACGTCGCTGGCCGACATCGTGGGCGTGATCATCTACTTCTCGATCGCGGCATGGTATCTCGGTGGGTGA